The DNA window GCCCAGGCCGATGCGACGGGCGAAGATCTCCCAGAAGATGAATCCCAGGACGATCCGGCCAAAGAAGAACACGATGCGCCAATACCGGGCGCGGAGTTGTGAGGCCTTCATCGACCCTCCGTAGCTTTGTGCTTGACGGCCTGGTGCGCCTGCGTGCGAGCCTAGCCCTCGGCGAGGATGGCGTAGAGCTTCTTGCGAGCGTCGTCCAAGATCTCGATCGCGGCCTTGATCTGGTCGGGTGAGCCGTCCTTGCCGATATGGAAGACGGCCGGCATGAGGCGGCCGACGGTCTCGCGGAAGCCCGCGGTGCCGGAGTCGCTCTGAGCCGCTTCTTCCCACGGTGCGGGCTGATCGGCGGTCTTCGCGACCTCGGCGGTGCCGGTCTCGGTGAGGCTAAAGACCTTCTTACCCGAAGCTTCCTCGGCGCTGACGAGACCCTCGTCGGCGAGCAGCTGGAGCGTGGGGTAGACCGAGCCGGGGCTCGGGGTCCAGGTTCCGCCGCTGCGGGTCCTGAGCTCCTGGATGATCTGGTAGCCGTGCATGGGGGCTTCGGAGAGCAGTCGCAAGACGGCCGTGCGAACGTCACCGCGACGTGCGCGCCCGCCGCCGAAGCCGCCGAAGCCTTGGGCAAGGTCGCCCATACCGAACGGGGGCTTGAAGCCGTGTCGGCCGAAACCGCCGCGGGCGTGGCGTGCGCCGTGGGCGCAGGACTCGCCACTGTTGTTGTGAGTGTGCATGAGAGTTCCTTTCGTTAACGTGGTAACGCGATATATCGCTACCTATCGCGATACTATAGCACAGGGTGTGGAAGATCGCTATTGACGATACGAACATACGTTC is part of the Actinomycetota bacterium genome and encodes:
- a CDS encoding PadR family transcriptional regulator, producing MHTHNNSGESCAHGARHARGGFGRHGFKPPFGMGDLAQGFGGFGGGRARRGDVRTAVLRLLSEAPMHGYQIIQELRTRSGGTWTPSPGSVYPTLQLLADEGLVSAEEASGKKVFSLTETGTAEVAKTADQPAPWEEAAQSDSGTAGFRETVGRLMPAVFHIGKDGSPDQIKAAIEILDDARKKLYAILAEG